The Gemmatimonadota bacterium genome contains a region encoding:
- a CDS encoding response regulator encodes MTASPQVGERILVVDDEPDIVALVAFHLVKAGYRVSTAGSGPDAIAQARQDHPALVVLDLMLPGMSGFEVLEALRSEDATRSIAVLMLTARREEPDRIRGLTLGADDYLTKPFSPQELVLRVGAILRRLQQALPVSSETLRVGPILIDRAAHRVMVDGTGELELTPTEYRLLLTLAERRGRVQARGLLLETVWEAAPDIQTRTVDMHVQRLRTKLGSAGDMIETVRGFGYRLKSAQPRSA; translated from the coding sequence GTGACTGCTTCCCCGCAGGTCGGTGAACGAATCCTCGTCGTGGACGACGAACCGGATATCGTCGCCCTCGTGGCCTTTCACCTGGTCAAGGCGGGCTATCGCGTCTCGACCGCCGGCAGCGGCCCGGATGCCATTGCCCAGGCGCGCCAGGATCACCCCGCACTGGTCGTCCTCGACTTGATGCTCCCCGGCATGTCCGGCTTCGAGGTGCTCGAGGCGCTCCGTTCCGAGGACGCGACGCGGTCCATCGCCGTCCTCATGCTGACCGCGCGCCGCGAGGAACCGGATCGCATCCGTGGACTCACGTTAGGCGCGGACGACTACCTGACCAAGCCCTTCTCGCCCCAGGAACTCGTGCTCCGCGTGGGCGCCATCCTGCGACGACTGCAGCAGGCGCTACCGGTGAGCTCAGAGACCCTGCGGGTCGGGCCCATCCTCATCGACCGCGCCGCGCACCGGGTCATGGTGGACGGCACCGGCGAACTCGAACTGACGCCAACCGAGTACCGGCTCCTGCTCACCCTCGCCGAGCGTCGTGGGCGCGTACAGGCCCGCGGGCTCCTGCTCGAGACGGTCTGGGAGGCCGCACCCGATATTCAGACGCGGACGGTCGACATGCACGTCCAGCGACTGCGGACGAAACTGGGAAGCGCAGGCGACATGATCGAAACGGTGCGCGGCTTCGGCTATAGATTGAAGTCAGCGCAACCACGTAGTGCGTGA
- the udk gene encoding uridine kinase has protein sequence MQPLIIGVAGGTGSGKSTVARRVAEAVVGASVAFLEMDAYYRNHAHLSMAERRRLNWDHPERLDLDHFVRHLEALRRGEAIEKPVYDFVTHTRSAATVAVPPADVVVTDGILLFVDERVRQLCDVKVFVDADADVRLVRRIRRDMAKRGRPLGEILDQYLTTVRPMHLQFVEPGKRYADVIVPDGGHNQVAIELLVGHIQRRLAPPHA, from the coding sequence ATGCAGCCGTTGATCATCGGGGTGGCGGGTGGCACTGGGTCAGGCAAGTCGACCGTTGCGAGAAGGGTCGCAGAGGCCGTGGTGGGAGCGTCCGTGGCGTTCCTCGAAATGGACGCTTACTACCGCAACCACGCGCACCTCTCGATGGCCGAGCGGCGACGCCTTAACTGGGATCATCCCGAGCGTCTTGATCTCGATCATTTCGTCCGACACCTCGAGGCATTGCGGCGAGGCGAGGCGATCGAGAAACCGGTCTACGATTTCGTCACGCACACACGGTCGGCGGCCACGGTGGCCGTCCCACCCGCCGACGTGGTCGTTACCGACGGGATCCTGCTGTTCGTGGACGAACGCGTGCGACAACTCTGTGACGTAAAGGTTTTCGTGGACGCGGATGCCGACGTACGACTGGTCCGCCGGATTCGGCGAGACATGGCCAAGCGTGGACGTCCCCTCGGCGAGATCCTGGACCAATATCTTACCACCGTGCGGCCCATGCACTTGCAGTTTGTCGAACCCGGCAAGCGCTACGCCGACGTGATTGTCCCGGATGGCGGGCACAATCAGGTCGCCATTGAGCTGCTCGTTGGCCACATCCAGCGGCGCCTTGCGCCACCCCACGCGTGA